The Psychrobacillus sp. FSL K6-2836 nucleotide sequence AGCCCGCTACTAGCAATGTTCAATCCTGCCATGCCTACAAAGGTGGCACATGTAGTAGTGACAGCGTATATGACCTCCGCATTTGTGTTAGCTGCAATTGCCGCATTCCGTTTATTAAAAGGCTCTAATCATATTTATCATAAAAAAGCATTATTCCTTACTATGAAAGTTGGACTAATATTCTCTATTGCGACTGCCATTATTGGAGATTTCTCTGGAAAATATTTGGCGGAATATCAGCCTGAAAAACTGGCGGCTGCTGAATGGCATTTTGAAACAGAGGAAAATGCACCACTTATTTTATATGGAATTTTAGATGATGGAGAAGTGAAATATGCGTTAGAAATACCATTTGCTTTAAGTATTCTAGCCCATTTCAATCCGACGGCAGAGGTAATTGGTTTAGATCAGTTTCCAGAGGATGAAACACCGCCGTTATATATTCACTATTTGTTTGATATCATGGTGACGATTGGTATGTCTATGGTAGTGCTTTCGGGATTATACTGGCTTGGTAAAAAGTTAAAATGGTCCTTTGTTGACGCTAGATGGTATCAATGGCTCATTGTATTAGGTGGACCTGCATCCGTTTTAGCGATTGAAGCAGGATGGTGGCTTGCAGAAGTCGGAAGACAGCCATGGATATTAAGGGGCATAATGCGGGTTGAAGATGCCGCTACGTCCAGTCCTCATGTGGATGTAATGTTAATCCTTTTTGCAGGTCTATACCTGGTCCTTGGTGTCGGAAGTATCGT carries:
- a CDS encoding cytochrome ubiquinol oxidase subunit I, whose protein sequence is MVNEESVFFSRVLTELTLSFHIIYATIGVGVPLMIMIAQWVGIKKNDEHYILLARRWARGFVITVAVGVVTGTAIGMQLSLLWPNFMELAGNIIALPLFMETFAFFFEAIFLGIYLYTWDRFENQKKHLLLLIPVAIGASFSAVFITIVNAFMNAPQGFDVVNGELVNISPLLAMFNPAMPTKVAHVVVTAYMTSAFVLAAIAAFRLLKGSNHIYHKKALFLTMKVGLIFSIATAIIGDFSGKYLAEYQPEKLAAAEWHFETEENAPLILYGILDDGEVKYALEIPFALSILAHFNPTAEVIGLDQFPEDETPPLYIHYLFDIMVTIGMSMVVLSGLYWLGKKLKWSFVDARWYQWLIVLGGPASVLAIEAGWWLAEVGRQPWILRGIMRVEDAATSSPHVDVMLILFAGLYLVLGVGSIVVLSRMFRKNPVEQEIEDRHAEKGGDIL